Within the Thermosynechococcus sichuanensis E542 genome, the region CCGTTGCCTACCAAGGCTATGGGCGGGGGCTGGACTTGCAGATCATTCAGCAAATCAACCGGATTGCCACCGGCGGCCTAGCAGCCGACTTAGTTCTCTGGTTGGATCTCCCCGTTAGGGTTGGCCTTGCCCGTACGCAGCAGCGAGGAACTGCGGATCGCCTAGAGCAGAATGCAGTAGCGTTTCATGAGCGGGTTCGTCAGGGATTCATGGCACTGGCTCAGGTGGGGGGCGATCGCTGGCAGCGGATTGAAGCCGATCAATCCCTGAATCAGGTGAGTAAAGCTATTCAAGATTGCCTAGGGGTTCGTTTGCACCAGTGGTTTGAGACCTTGAAGGCGTGCCTGCGGCAGGGTGAATAGTTCGAGTCCTTCCTGAAAAATTTGCTCAATGGGCAGCATTTGGCCACGGGTAGTCATGAAGCGATGATCCGCTGTTGCACAAATCGTTGAGCCATCCTCAAGTTCATACTCATACACGGGACGAAAACCCTGAAAGTGCCATTGGGCAATAGGCTGAGTATAAAGATGCCCTTGGGGATCAAGGCTATACACCTGACAAGCCAACTGTTCCTGCACCAAGCGGCGAATGGGAACAGCACCATATTCCACCGTCATCACCGCCGTCTCACCACTCAGACAGTATTCAGCAAAATCCAGCATCTGCTTAAAGAGTTCTTGGGCGACGGCGCTGGGCACCCCATTTTTCGCCGCCCCCTCAATGAAGAGGGCTTCATGTTTTTCCATTTCCTCTTTTTTCTTTTTGCCCATCGCGCGGCGCAGCAGATCCGCTTGACCAAGGGAATAGCCCGCCAAGTCCTGTGCCATGCGCATGATCTGCTCCTGATA harbors:
- the tmk gene encoding dTMP kinase — its product is MHSSSHPYTGFFIVLEGGEGAGKTTQIGAIATWLEESGWLAKLRSFDINPPLLLTREPGGTPLGQGLRQLLLHSDLEIDPMAELLLYAADRAQHVATSIRPQLQRGGIVLCDRYTASTVAYQGYGRGLDLQIIQQINRIATGGLAADLVLWLDLPVRVGLARTQQRGTADRLEQNAVAFHERVRQGFMALAQVGGDRWQRIEADQSLNQVSKAIQDCLGVRLHQWFETLKACLRQGE